A stretch of DNA from Halobacillus litoralis:
TATTCGATTCCTCATTTCCTAACCGCTACAGGCATCTTTGTCTTTCTTATTTATACATATGTCATATAATAGGAAGTCCCTCTGGATTACAGAGGGACTTTTTTCATTCACAATCATTCATTTATTAACTCAGAAATGATTTCATAAGAGCGTAAACGTGCGCTGTGGTCGTAGATTTGTGAAATGACCATCAGTTCGTCAGCCTCTGTTTCCGCCTGGAATTTCTTCAGTTTTTCTCTCACCGTCTCTTTACTTCCAATAACGGAAGCGCCAAGTTGCTGTCTAAGGGCAGCTTTCTCTTGTGCTGTCCATACTTCATCCATGTCATCAACCGGTGGCTGGAGCAAATGATTCGTATTTCGTACGAGATTCAGGAATTGTTGCTGCAGGGACGTCGCCAATCTTTCAGCTTCTTCATCCGTATCTGCTGCTATAACATTGACACCGACCATCACGTAAGGTTCATCAAGCACCTCCGAAGGCTGGAAACTGGAACGATACAAATTCAAAGCACCACGCGTATTGTTCGGTGAAAAGTGGCTGGCAAATGAAAACGGCAGTCCGAGTTGGCCTGCAAGTTGTGCGCTGAATCCACTAGAACCGAGAAGCCAAACTGGAATGTCCATGCCTTCTCCTGCAATTGCGCGAATATGGTGGTCTCCGTCAAAATAGCCTCTTAACTCATCTAACATCGCGGGAAACTCATTAGGATCAGAGTCCAAGTTTCTCCTTAAAGCCCGAGCTGTCATTCCGTCCGTTCCTGGAGCACGCCCAAGACCTAGATCCACACGTCCGGGAAACAGAGTTTCTAGTGTGCCGAATTGTTCTGCGACCACAAGTGGAGCGTGATTTGGAAGCATCACTCCGCCTGAGCCGACTCGGATGGAGTCCGTATGGTGCAACACATGACTGATGGCAACAGATGTTGCGGAACTTGCGATAAAAGGCATGTTATGGTGTTCGGCCATCCAGTATCTTGTGAATCCCCATTTTTCTACATGTTGAGCAAGGTCCACCGTATTTCGGAAAGAATCCGCCGGTGTTCCACCCTCAATCACAGGGGCAAGGTCGAGGACCGAGAATTTAGTATTTGCTAATCCTTTTACAGACATAGGATAACCTCTTTTCTATTTGACTTTATAATAGACGGGCATGATCTGATTACCCTTCCCTTCTATAACAACACTTATCATATCAGCTGTATTTCGTGTCTCAAAATAATTTGTTTGCAACTTATTCTAAATGTAGACGTCTATTTTCAAAAGGAGGGAGACGATGCGGGTATTGGTTACACTCTGTTGTTTACTTTTCCCATTTTTCTATTTATCTACAACGGCTTCAGCCACATCATGGGTCTACCCTTTCGTCGTCTATGATGGTTTCATTTATGTGGTTGAAGAAGAAGCGACAGAAGTGAAAGTGGAAGAGAGAATTGGCGAAGTAACCGCTTATTCAGATATGCACCAGTATGAAGGGAATTTCTCCAATGTTTTTGAAAAAGGAACAGACTATTATAAAATTGCCGGCCATCCCACCACACAAGTGATTGCTGTTGAGGTACGTGAGGGCGTGTTTAGAAAAGCAGAACGAGAAGCTGCTTACACCTACGTGAGTGAAGGGCAGGAAGCGACAGGCTCTTTTCAGGAAAAAGGGAAGCCTGTGGAGAGGAAAGACCTCATCTTTGGTACGGGTGTGTTTGTGAGCTTTCTCGCCTTCGTCGCTGGTACGCTCTATCTTTTTCAACGTAAAGGGACGTGAGCATGTGAAACCGGCATTTAGTTATGCTGAACCCGGTGAAGGAGGGTAACTTTGCTGAATAATTTGAAGAACATATTTTCACGAAAATCTTGTGCCATCTGTAAGAAAAAGCCCGTGGATCCGAAGCATTACATCAATGACGAGGGTGCTCCAGTGCTCGTTTGCAGGTCATGTGTTCCTTATGCTGAACGTAGGGCTATGAGAAAAAGGTGAGTCTATTGATCTTTATCATGATTGCATGTTTTTGATGATATAATGAATACAGAAAAACTTTTTAGAAACGGAACATCTATAGACAAGCTCCTCAACTTTTTCCTAGGAGGCTTTAGATGGACAATATTAAAGAGACGTTTCTTGAAGTCGTCCTCTCCATTCTCCCCATCACGATTGTCATTACCATCCTTCAATTCACTTTAGTCTGGCTTCCGTTAGACATGTTTTTGCAATTCATCATCGGCGTAGGAATGGTTGGGGCAGGTTTAGTGTTGTTTTTGCTCGGAGTCAATATCGGGTTGTTACCTATAGGGGAAATGATCGGTTCTGCCTTGTCTAAAACGAAGAGAGTCTGGCTGATTATTTTTTTCGGTTTCCTCCTGGGTCTTGTAGTGACCATAGCAGAACCTGATGTCCGTGTACTTTCCTCTCAGGTGGATCAGGTCTCTGGTGGACAGATTCCGATGGATATTCTAATCCTTTCCGTTGCGATAGGGGTAGGCGTGTTTGTTGCCCTGGCTATGTTCCGGATCATCTTCAGTATCAACATCGTTTACTTGCTTGCAGGAGGATACGCGCTGGTCTTTCTTCTGGCAGCCTTCACACCGAATGTTTTCGTCCCGATCTCCTTTGATGCCGGTGGAGTAACTACAGGGCCACTGACAGTGCCGTTCATCCTTTCACTCGGTGTTGGTGTGGCCGCGGTTATGCGTGGAAAGACGTCATCGGGTGATGGCTTTGGACTTGTGGCCCTGGCATCGATCGGCCCGATTTTATCGGTTCTCCTTTTAGGGGTGATTTATGGGTGAACATTAAAATTTTCGATGGTTTCTGGCACGTCCTGTTTGATGTCGCGACAGCACTCATTCCACTATTCTTCTTATTCCTTCTCTTTCAACTTGCCTTTCTAAAGCTCCCATGGAAAAAGTTACAGGACATCCTTGTTGGTTTCTTTTTGACTTATGCAGGACTGTCATTGTTTTTGCAGGGGGTTCATATCGGTTTCTTGCCCGTCGGTAGCATGATGGGGGGAGAAACTGGGAACGATTGAACACACGTGGCTGCTTGTACCCATCGGTTTTGTCCTCGGTTTTGTGGCCATTTACGCAGAGCCTGCGGTCAGTGTGTTGACCCATCAGGTTGAAAAAGTCTCCGGTGGATATATCCCGCATAAATTATTACTCTATACACTTTCGTTTGGCGTCGGCCTTTCCATCGCTCTGTCCATGGTGCGTATTTTAATCGGAATCCCTATTTGGTATTTAGTGGTGCCTGGTTATCTGTTCGCCTTGATCATCGTTCGGTTTTCCAATAAAACATTCACATCGGTCGCCTTTGACTCTGGTGGAGTAGCCACAGGTCCGATGACCGCCACTTTTTTTACTGAGTCTATTTGTAGGCATTGCCTCTGTCACAGAAGGACGTGATCCGCTCCTGGACGGGTTTGGAATGGTGGCTCTCGTCGCTTTGGCCCCGATTATTTCTGTCCTTACACTAGGAGTGATCTACAGGAGAAAGGAGCAGGAACAGTATGACAAAGAACAAATCCGGACAAAAGCTCATAGTAACGATCGTTAAAAAAGAAAAAGCAAAAAAAGTCGTACATGCCTCTACTCTTGCAGGTGCCCAAGGAGGAACGACTCTTTTTGGGAAAGGCTTCAGAATGGATGAAAAGAAGCGTTTTCTTGGCATACCTGTAGAAAGGGAGCGGGAAGTCATTTTAACTCTCGTATCCCATTCTATTTATGAGTCGGTCATGGAAGCAATCATCCAAGCAGCAAAACTGAACCGCCCGAGGCAGGGCATAGGATTTGTCATCGACACGAAAAATATCAGCGGGATTAATCATATGATCGGGCTTGGACTTGAACCAGAACCAGAACAAAACGCAGATGAGGATGTGATGCAGGTGGAGAAGCAGAAACTGGACTATGACCTAATTGTGACAATCGTCAATAAAGGGGATGCAGAAAAAGTCGTAGATGCCTCTAAAGAAGCGGGAGCAGAGGGAGGTACCATCGTCACAGGTCGGGGGACAGGAATACACGAGAAGGCGAAGCTTTTCAACATACTCATTGAACCTGAAAAAGAAGTTGTGCTGACATTGATCGTGAAAGAAAAGTGTGAGGGAGTCCTGCGTGCGATTGAACGAGGAGCAAGACTCGATGAGCCGGGACGTGGGATTGCCTTTGTATTAGATGTTGAACGGACGGTAGGGATCAATCATTT
This window harbors:
- a CDS encoding LLM class flavin-dependent oxidoreductase → MSVKGLANTKFSVLDLAPVIEGGTPADSFRNTVDLAQHVEKWGFTRYWMAEHHNMPFIASSATSVAISHVLHHTDSIRVGSGGVMLPNHAPLVVAEQFGTLETLFPGRVDLGLGRAPGTDGMTARALRRNLDSDPNEFPAMLDELRGYFDGDHHIRAIAGEGMDIPVWLLGSSGFSAQLAGQLGLPFSFASHFSPNNTRGALNLYRSSFQPSEVLDEPYVMVGVNVIAADTDEEAERLATSLQQQFLNLVRNTNHLLQPPVDDMDEVWTAQEKAALRQQLGASVIGSKETVREKLKKFQAETEADELMVISQIYDHSARLRSYEIISELINE
- a CDS encoding DUF1538 domain-containing protein → MDNIKETFLEVVLSILPITIVITILQFTLVWLPLDMFLQFIIGVGMVGAGLVLFLLGVNIGLLPIGEMIGSALSKTKRVWLIIFFGFLLGLVVTIAEPDVRVLSSQVDQVSGGQIPMDILILSVAIGVGVFVALAMFRIIFSINIVYLLAGGYALVFLLAAFTPNVFVPISFDAGGVTTGPLTVPFILSLGVGVAAVMRGKTSSGDGFGLVALASIGPILSVLLLGVIYG
- a CDS encoding P-II family nitrogen regulator, with the protein product MTKNKSGQKLIVTIVKKEKAKKVVHASTLAGAQGGTTLFGKGFRMDEKKRFLGIPVEREREVILTLVSHSIYESVMEAIIQAAKLNRPRQGIGFVIDTKNISGINHMIGLGLEPEPEQNADEDVMQVEKQKLDYDLIVTIVNKGDAEKVVDASKEAGAEGGTIVTGRGTGIHEKAKLFNILIEPEKEVVLTLIVKEKCEGVLRAIERGARLDEPGRGIAFVLDVERTVGINHLLNQQWSEEMKE